One segment of Theobroma cacao cultivar B97-61/B2 chromosome 9, Criollo_cocoa_genome_V2, whole genome shotgun sequence DNA contains the following:
- the LOC18587627 gene encoding uncharacterized protein LOC18587627 yields MAFRGKEMMKKLVKKVGENNLAPGVKEQLKKCIPDSKVVMNRAKRGLYAGRHIQFGNRISEDGGNKSRRSWKPNVQDKRLFSYILDRHIRVKVTTHALRCIDKAGGIDEYLLKTPYQKMDTEMGLFWKAKIEKMYEELGQMEVVFFSPEDEAKFEQGFKDLKLAERAARRDARRQMYGWTGKQEKIEDGKTSQVTDDETARIGEDS; encoded by the exons atgGCGTTCAGAGGGAAGGAGATGATGAAGAAGCTGGTGAAGAAGGTGGGAGAGAACAACTTGGCGCCTGGAGTGAAGGAACAACTCAAAAAATGCATTCCGGACAGCAAGGTCGTCATGAACCGTGCCAAACGCGGCCTTTACGCTGGCCGACACATCCAGTTCGGCAACCGCATCAGCGAAGACGGTGGAAACAa GTCGAGGAGGAGTTGGAAGCCTAATGTCCAGGATAAGCGGCTCTTTAGTTATATCTTAGATCGCCACATTCGGGTCAAAGTCACCACTCATGCCCTTCGATGCATTGACAAGGCAGGTGGAATTGATGAGTACCTGCTGAAGACTCCCTACCAGAAGATGGATACAGAGATGGGCCTGTTCTGGAAAGCTAAAATTGAGAAGATGTATGAAGAGCTTGGGCAAATGGAGGTAGTATTCTTTTCACCAGAGGATGAAGCAAAGTTTGAACAAGGTTTCAAAGACCTAAAGCTAGCCGAGAGAGCAGCTCGAAGGGATGCCAGAAGGCAGATGTATGGATGGACAGGGAAACAGGAAAAAATCGAGGATGGAAAAACCAGCCAAGTAACTGATGATGAAACTGCTAGGATTGGGGAAGATAGTTAA